The proteins below are encoded in one region of Oncorhynchus keta strain PuntledgeMale-10-30-2019 unplaced genomic scaffold, Oket_V2 Un_contig_8101_pilon_pilon, whole genome shotgun sequence:
- the LOC127926710 gene encoding FMR1-interacting protein NUFIP2-like: protein MHIKTGTWEANTVCESDTLCDPTGLVSSTNPEAHIGNRRLSPGSGNCGGGGGGGCPTGVDQQTCQASPQALEGNLNGPAHVHAFTYRRDRDRRGQHKGRGPRREGPRGAGRVADRPPKQSQKERWVEDSLSLLKHPPAFPVQDSPAKLQPTISYASKVKSGAVGGVLEEEGRPAIGVLLQNQWGLSFISEVLQATEGSVPSPRHHIVQASGEIPVPVNTSISIDQYREEEAKINGKLLLTCHHLKEALHYHTIEWNVTCNKQKEDPNKVVWYKNSLDQPA, encoded by the exons ATGCATATCAAAACAG GTACATGGGAGGCCAACACAGTGTGCGAGTCTGACACCCTGTGTGATCCTACTGGCCTTGTGTCCTCCACCAACCCAGAGGCTCATATTGGCAACCGCCGCCTATCACCTGGGTCTGGCAactgtggtggtggaggaggtggaggctgCCCAACTGGGGTTGACCAGCAGACCTGCCAAGCTTCACCCCAGGCCCTCGAGGGCAACCTGAACGGACCCGCCCATGTACATGCCTTCacttaccgtagagacagagatcGTAGAGGCCAGCACAAAGGCCGTGGCCCTCGCAGAGAGGGGCCCAGGGGGGCAGGGCGTGTAGCAGATAGGCCCCCGAAGCAGAGCCAGaaggagaggtgggtggaggaCAGCCTGTCTCTACTCAAGCACCCACCTGCTTTTCCAGTGCAGGACAGCCCTGCCAAGCTGCAGCCGACCATCAGCTATGCCTCGAAAGTGAAGTCAGGGGCGGTGGGTGGAGTGCTGGAGGAGGAGGGCCGCCCAGCCATTGGTGTCCTGCTGCAGAACCAGTGGGGACTTAGTTTCATCAGTGAGGTCCTCCAAGCCACAGAGGGTTCAGTTCCCTCTCCT AGGCATCACATAGTCCAGGCCAGTGGTGAAATCCCAGTTCCTGTCAATACCTCAATCTCCATTGACCAGTACAGAGAAGAGGAAGCAAAGATCAATGGGAAGCTGCttctcacctgtcaccatctaaAAGAGGCTCTGCACTATCACACAATAG AATGGAATGTCACCTGCAACAAACAGAAAGAAG ATCCCAATAAGGTAGTTTGGTATAAGAACTCCCTGGACCAGCCAGCCTAG
- the LOC127926708 gene encoding uncharacterized protein LOC127926708, whose product MSKASWEREEAGEENAKTFQESLKVQEVIDGEEGPTGRKLEDQKARDSEEIQNSDGYVKMREIGKRKEVEVEVTKICTSCDEMSIMVLENQGNARPMTDSQTPLKGKGKQQHSLPYKRTEGLQEEINSKGEMLQGGRQVNFPLCQAQKHRSPGVLGDVAGSWRKEKRVHKEKDREEKDRVGQTWRDQGGNDREQWNGETERGGVGRSRRARQRGNQLLLFSRQKHSNWNDSHPSESSCDWRSREKEVPEKHVESRMDKAER is encoded by the coding sequence AGGTCATAGATGGAGAGGAAGGTCCTACAGGAAGAAAGTTAGAGGATCAGAAGGCCAGAGACAGTGAGGAGATACAAAACAGTGATGGATATGTGAAAATGAGAGAGATTGGTAAAAGAAAGGAAGTGGAGGTAGAGGTTACAAAAATCTGTACCTCCTGTGATGAAATGTCCATCATGGTTCTGGAGAACCAAGGCAATGCTAGGCCTATGACAGACTCCCAGACTCCATTGAAGGGCAAAGGAAAGCAACAACATAGCCTTCCATACAAGAGAACAGAAGGACTTCAAGAGGAGATCAATTCAAAGGGTGAAATGCTTCAGGGTGGAAGACAAGTAAACTTCCCTTTGTGTCAGGCACAGAAACACAGAAGTCCGGGTGTGTTGGGTGATGTTGCAGGCTCCTGGAGAAAGGAGAAAAGAGTCCacaaggagaaagacagagaggagaaggacagagtgGGCCAGACATGGCGAGACCAGGGGGGAAATGACAGGGAGCAAtggaatggagagacagagaggggtggagtTGGTAGGAGTAGAagagctagacagagaggaaaccAGTTGCTGCTTTTTTCTAGGCAAAAGCACAGCAACTGGAATGACTCTCATCCATCAGAGAGCAGCTGTGACTGGAGGAGCAGGGAGAAAGAGGTGCCTGAGAAACATGTTGAGAGTAGGATGGATAAGGCAGAGAGGTGA